The Streptomyces hundungensis genome contains the following window.
GTTGAGGACCTTCAGGGACTCCTGGCCGTGCTCGCGCGAGGTGGACAGGTCGGAGGCGGCCACCGCGTGGCCCACCACCAGCCACAGCAGCACCACCGTGGAGGCCGCCGTCGCGGCGAGCAGACCGTGGTTGAACACCCGGTTGGTACGCAGGTAGTTGCGGCGCTGGACCCACACCAGGCCGCCCAGCGCCACGAGCCCGAGGACCGTCGAGGCGTACGGCCAGGTGTCCGCCTGGTCGTAGTCGTCGTACAGGCGCCCCGTCTCGGCCTCGTACAGCTTCTGGGCCGCGGGCAGCAGGCTGGTGCTCATCTTCTGGTTGGCGAACCGCAGATAGGCGCCGCCGACGGGGAAGCCCTGCCGGTTGTTGGCCCGCGCCTGCTCGACCAGGCCGTTGTAGAGCGGGAGTTGTTCGTTGAGGGTGGCTATCTGCTGGGCCGACTCGGCGGAGCCCCTGGTGTTCGCGGCGGCCTTCACCAGGAGGCGGGAGGCGGTCGCGATGTCCATGTCGTAACGCTTGCGCACGTCCAGCGGTTCCTGGCCGCCGGCCAGGAACCCGCTCGCGGCGGCCGTGTCGGCGTCGGCGAGCGAGCGGTAGATGGACGCCGCGTCCGCGCTCAGCGGCTGGCTGCGGCTCACCACGTCACCCGCCGCGGCCGAGCGGTCGGAGACCTCCCAGGCGGTGACGGCGCCGAAGGCGACCACGAGCACCGCCACGACCGTGCCGATGAGCCACAGCCGGCCCGGCTCGGTCGTCGCGGCGGCGCGCAGCTTCTCGCGCGCCCCGGCCAGGCCCCCGCGCGTGCCGGGTCGCGGCTGCGCCGCGGACCGGGTCGCGGACTCCCGCGCCCCCGGTTCGCGCACGTTCGGCAGATTCGCCACCTGACCTCCCCCTCGGTCGCTGCGTAGGCAGTATGGCCGCAGGGACCGACAACCATCCAGGGTTGTCTGGATCTTGTTACCTGCCGTTGTGCGCCCCTTGCCCCTGCCCCACGTCCCCACCATGTATACGCGGTGGCGATCCATTCGGTTCCCCCGAGGGCGGGGACGGCGCAAGCCGGGTCTAGCCGTACTGCCGGCGCAGCCGCGCGTAGGCCTCGGCGGGGGCCGACAGCGCGTCGAGGCCGAGCAGTCCCGCGCCGAGCACGGGCGAGGTGGTCACCACCAGCGGCTCCGCCTTGGGCGCCCGCGCTGCCAGCAACTCCCGTACGCGGCCGACCAGTTGGGGATGGCGGGCGGCGAGGACGCTGCCGCCGAGCAGTACCGGCGTCGCCACCTCCAGCAGGCCGAGCCGGTCGAGGGCGACCGTCGCCAGCGCCACGATCTCCTCGGCCTGCCGGTCGACGAGGGCGCGCGCCACAGCGTCCCCGGCCGCCGCGACCTCGAACAGCACCGGGCTCAGCTCGTGCCGGCGGGCCAGCGGGATCTTCTCCAGGTGCAGCGCCTCGATCAGCTCGTACATGGAACCGAGGCCGAAGTGGGCGGGCAGCGCGGCGGCGAGCGCGGTCGGCTCGCCGCGGCCGTCCTCGGCGCGCGCCGCGAAGAACAGGGCCTCCTCGGCGAGCCCGCCGCCCCCGCCCCAGTCGCCGGAGATCTTCCCGATCGCCGGGAAACGCGCGGTGCGCCCGTCCGGAGTCATGCCGACGCAGTTGATGCCCGCGCCGCACACCACCGCGACACCGCTCGGGCGCGCACCGCTGGGCAGCCCGGCGCGCAGGATCGCGAAGGTGTCGTTGTGGACCCGTACCGACTCCCCCCAGCCGCGCGCCTCCAGGGCGGCCGCCAACTCCCTTTCCTCGACCGGCAGATCGGCGTTGGCCAGACAGGCCGAGACGTGTTCGACGCGGAGCGGGCCGGGCTCGCGGGAGACGAGGTGGGCCTCCTCCACCGTGGTGGCCAGCATGTGCATGGCCACCTCGACGCCCACCGACGGCGGCCGGAAGCCGCCGCCCCGCGCGGTGCCCAGCACCGTGCCGTCCGCGCCGATCAGTGCCACGTCGGTCTTGCTGTTGCCGGCGTCGATCGCCAGCACACTCATGCCCACGCGAGGTGCTCCCGGTTGTGCGCGATCAGCCGGTCGGTGAGCCCGTCGGCGTAGTCGTACTGCCCGACCAGGGGGTGGGCGAGCAGCGCCCGGAACACCCGGTCGCGCCCGCCGCGCAGGGCGGCTTCGAGCGCGAGGTCCTCATAGGCGGTGACGTGGGCGATCAGCCCGGCGTACAGCGGGTCGAGCGCGGGCACCGCCAGCGGGACCGCGCCGCTGGCGTCGATGCGGGCCGGCACCTCGATGACGGCGTCGTCCGCGAGGAAGGGCAGCGTTCCGTTGTTGTACGCGTTGACGACCTGCACGGGGCTGCCCCCGTCGCCGAGCAGGGAGGCCGCGAGGTCGACGGCCGCCTCCGAGTAGAAGGCGCCGCCGCGCTTGGCGAGCAGCGCGGGCTTCTCGTCGAGCGCCGGGTCGCCGTACATGGTGAGCAACTCCCGCTCCATGGCGGCCACTTCGGCAGCCCGCGACGGCTTGGTGGCGAGCTCGCGCACCACCTCGTCGTGGGCGTAGTAGTAGCGGAGGTAGTAGGAGGGGATCACGCCGAGCCGGTCGAGCACCTGGCGGGGCAGGCGCAGTTCGTCGGCGACGGTGTCGCCGTGCTCGGCGAGCAGCTTCGGCAGGACGTTCTCGCCCGTGGGCCCGCCCAGGCGCACCCCGAGCTCCCAGGTGAGGTGGTTGAGGCCGACGTGGTCGAGGTGGACCTCGGCGGGCGTGACCTGGAGCAGGGCGGCGAACTTGCGCTGGAGCCCGATGGCCACGTTGCACAGGCCGACCGCCTTGTGGCCGGCCTGGAGCAGGGCCCGGGTCACGATGCCCACCGGATTGGTGAAGTCGATGATCCAGGCGTCCGGGTTGGCGCGGCGCACCCGCTCGGCGATGTCCAGGACGACCGGCACGGTGCGCAGCGCCTTGGCGAGGCCGCCCGCGCCGGTGGTCTCCTGGCCCACGCAGCCGCACTCCAGCGGCCACGTCTCGTCCTGCTGCCGGGCGGCCTGGCCGCCGACGCGCAGCTGGAGCAGGACGGCGTCCGCGCCCTCGACGCCCGCGTCCAGGTCGGAGGTGGTGACGATCTTCCCCGGGTGGCCCTGCTTGGCGAAGATCCGCCGGGCGAGGCCGCCGACCAGGTCGAGGCGGTCGGCGGCCGGGTCGACCAGGACGAGCTCACTGATGGGCAGCGTGTCCCGCAACCGGGCGAAGCCGTCGATGAGTTCGGGGGTGTAGGTGGACCCGCCCCCCACTACTGCGAGCTTCATTGAATCGATCAGCCCTTCACTCCGGTCAGCGTGACGCCCTCGACGAAGGCCTTCTGTGCGAAGAAGAAGACGAGGATCACGGGGGCCATGACCAGTACGGTCGCGGCCATGGTCAGGTTCCAGTCGGTATGGTGCGCGCCCTTGAAGGACTCCAGGCCGTAGCTCAGCGTCCAGGACGCCGGCGTGTCGGACGCGTAGATCTGCGGTCCGAAGTAGTCGTTCCAGGCGTAGAAGAACTGGAACAGCGCGACGGCGGCGATGCCGGGGCGCGCCATCGGCAGCACCACCTTGATCAGCGTCCTGAACTCCCCGCACCCGTCGACCTTGGCGGCGTCCAGGTACTCGTTGGGGATGGTCATCAGGAACTGGCGCAGCAGGAAGATGGTGAACGCGTCGCCGAACGCCAGCGGGATGATCAGTGGCCACAGCGTGCCGGACAGGTCCAGTTGCCGGGCCCAGAACAGATACATCGGAATGATGATCACCTGCGGCGGCAGCATCATCATCGAGATGACCAGCATCAGCGAGAGATTGCGGCCCCGGAAGCGGAACTTGGCGAGCGCGTACGCCACCGGGACGGACGACACCACGCTGAGCACGGTGCCCAGGCCCGCGTAGAGCAGGGTGTTGCGCCACCAGGTCAAGAACCCGGGCACCTCGAACACCGTGCGGTAGTTGGACCACGCCCAGTGGTGCGGGATCAGGTCACGGGTCAGGGTCTGCTGGTCGTCC
Protein-coding sequences here:
- a CDS encoding N-acetylglucosamine kinase, yielding MSVLAIDAGNSKTDVALIGADGTVLGTARGGGFRPPSVGVEVAMHMLATTVEEAHLVSREPGPLRVEHVSACLANADLPVEERELAAALEARGWGESVRVHNDTFAILRAGLPSGARPSGVAVVCGAGINCVGMTPDGRTARFPAIGKISGDWGGGGGLAEEALFFAARAEDGRGEPTALAAALPAHFGLGSMYELIEALHLEKIPLARRHELSPVLFEVAAAGDAVARALVDRQAEEIVALATVALDRLGLLEVATPVLLGGSVLAARHPQLVGRVRELLAARAPKAEPLVVTTSPVLGAGLLGLDALSAPAEAYARLRRQYG
- a CDS encoding 6-phospho-beta-glucosidase gives rise to the protein MKLAVVGGGSTYTPELIDGFARLRDTLPISELVLVDPAADRLDLVGGLARRIFAKQGHPGKIVTTSDLDAGVEGADAVLLQLRVGGQAARQQDETWPLECGCVGQETTGAGGLAKALRTVPVVLDIAERVRRANPDAWIIDFTNPVGIVTRALLQAGHKAVGLCNVAIGLQRKFAALLQVTPAEVHLDHVGLNHLTWELGVRLGGPTGENVLPKLLAEHGDTVADELRLPRQVLDRLGVIPSYYLRYYYAHDEVVRELATKPSRAAEVAAMERELLTMYGDPALDEKPALLAKRGGAFYSEAAVDLAASLLGDGGSPVQVVNAYNNGTLPFLADDAVIEVPARIDASGAVPLAVPALDPLYAGLIAHVTAYEDLALEAALRGGRDRVFRALLAHPLVGQYDYADGLTDRLIAHNREHLAWA
- a CDS encoding carbohydrate ABC transporter permease → MSYAVETPKTPKAPEAPEAPAATPAARTARRKALLQWIAVHSLGVAAALFFVLPFVFLLLTSLMDDQQTLTRDLIPHHWAWSNYRTVFEVPGFLTWWRNTLLYAGLGTVLSVVSSVPVAYALAKFRFRGRNLSLMLVISMMMLPPQVIIIPMYLFWARQLDLSGTLWPLIIPLAFGDAFTIFLLRQFLMTIPNEYLDAAKVDGCGEFRTLIKVVLPMARPGIAAVALFQFFYAWNDYFGPQIYASDTPASWTLSYGLESFKGAHHTDWNLTMAATVLVMAPVILVFFFAQKAFVEGVTLTGVKG